One Fontisphaera persica DNA window includes the following coding sequences:
- the uxaC gene encoding glucuronate isomerase — translation MSFITDHFLLQTKTARRLYHEFAAPQPILDYHCHLPPKDVAENRQFQNLFEIWLEGDHYKWRAMRSNGVPERYITGDAPPYEKFLAWAKTVPHTLRNPLYHWTHLELQRYFGIRELLNADTAPKIWKRANEQLARAEFSAQGILKKFKVVAVCTTDDPADDLCHHQALARSSLPCKVYPTFRPDKALMVHRPDILRPWLAQLEKVSDTEIRNLDGLLTALKKRHDFFHALGGRLSDHGLERCYDAFIPERRAAAIFAKARAGRAVSLEEQFEFASFMMLQFGYWDAEKGWTKQLHIGAQRNNNTRLFRQLGPDTGFDSIGDWPQARALANYLDRLDQDNRLPRMVLYNLNPAANYVFGTMIGNFQDGSVPGKIQWGSGWWFLDQKEGMEWQLNALSNLGLLSRFIGMLTDSRSFMSYPRHEYFRRTLCNLLGRDVENGELPEDDALLGPLVENICYRNALEYLRLPGVGAE, via the coding sequence ATGTCATTCATCACGGACCATTTCCTGTTGCAAACCAAAACGGCCCGGCGTTTGTACCACGAATTTGCCGCGCCGCAGCCCATTCTGGATTATCACTGCCATTTGCCGCCCAAAGACGTGGCCGAAAACCGGCAATTCCAGAATCTTTTTGAAATCTGGCTCGAAGGCGACCATTACAAGTGGCGGGCCATGCGCTCCAATGGTGTGCCTGAGCGTTACATCACCGGCGATGCCCCGCCCTACGAAAAATTCCTGGCCTGGGCCAAAACCGTCCCGCATACCCTGCGCAATCCATTGTATCATTGGACGCACCTGGAGCTGCAACGTTACTTCGGCATCCGTGAGTTGTTGAATGCGGACACTGCACCCAAAATCTGGAAGCGTGCCAATGAACAACTTGCCCGCGCGGAGTTTTCGGCCCAGGGCATTCTGAAAAAATTCAAAGTCGTCGCTGTTTGCACCACCGATGACCCGGCTGACGACTTGTGCCATCATCAGGCGCTGGCCCGCTCCAGTCTGCCTTGCAAGGTGTATCCCACCTTCCGCCCGGACAAGGCGCTCATGGTACACCGGCCGGATATCTTAAGGCCTTGGCTGGCCCAGTTGGAAAAAGTGAGCGATACCGAAATCCGCAATCTCGATGGGCTGCTCACCGCCTTGAAAAAACGGCATGACTTTTTCCATGCCCTGGGCGGACGCCTTTCGGACCACGGTCTCGAACGATGCTACGATGCCTTCATTCCTGAGCGCCGGGCGGCCGCGATTTTTGCCAAAGCTCGCGCCGGCCGCGCCGTGAGTCTGGAGGAGCAGTTTGAGTTTGCCAGCTTTATGATGCTGCAATTTGGCTATTGGGACGCCGAAAAAGGGTGGACCAAGCAGTTGCACATTGGCGCCCAGCGCAACAACAATACCCGCCTTTTCCGGCAATTGGGTCCGGATACCGGCTTTGACTCGATTGGCGACTGGCCGCAGGCGCGTGCGCTGGCCAACTATTTGGACCGGTTGGACCAGGATAATCGTTTGCCGCGGATGGTCCTGTATAACTTAAACCCCGCGGCCAACTATGTTTTCGGCACCATGATCGGCAATTTCCAGGACGGCAGCGTGCCCGGCAAAATCCAGTGGGGCAGCGGCTGGTGGTTCCTGGACCAGAAGGAAGGCATGGAATGGCAGCTTAATGCGCTCTCCAACCTCGGGTTGCTCTCGCGATTTATCGGCATGTTGACCGACTCCCGCTCCTTCATGAGCTACCCCCGGCACGAGTATTTCCGGCGCACCCTCTGCAATTTGCTGGGGCGGGATGTGGAAAATGGCGAGCTTCCGGAGGACGACGCCCTGCTGGGGCCGCTGGTGGAAAACATTTGTTACCGCAACGCTTTGGAGTACCTGCGGCTGCCGGGGGTGGGAGCGGAATAA
- a CDS encoding ubiquinol-cytochrome c reductase iron-sulfur subunit, whose product MSSTTKASNVSAEGTGGEAVDRRVFVGAAMGAVGVCYLAAIGYPVYRYLASPVERAEAQAAVTEVTLPEAHKLPRKSALMFKFGPFTALLIHHEDGTWSAFNAKCTHLGCTVKYEPHNNRIFCECHGGIYDARSGANTGGPPPRPLQVYQVKVSETGVVVSKS is encoded by the coding sequence ATGAGCTCGACCACGAAAGCTTCCAACGTTTCGGCTGAGGGCACGGGGGGCGAGGCGGTGGACCGCCGCGTGTTTGTCGGGGCCGCCATGGGCGCAGTTGGCGTCTGCTATCTGGCGGCCATTGGGTATCCCGTGTACCGCTACCTGGCCTCGCCGGTGGAACGGGCCGAGGCCCAGGCGGCGGTGACCGAGGTGACCCTGCCGGAAGCGCACAAGCTGCCGCGCAAAAGTGCGTTGATGTTCAAGTTTGGGCCATTCACCGCGCTGTTGATTCACCATGAGGACGGAACGTGGAGCGCCTTCAACGCCAAGTGCACGCACCTGGGATGCACGGTGAAATATGAGCCGCACAACAACCGCATTTTCTGCGAGTGCCACGGCGGCATCTACGATGCCCGAAGCGGGGCCAACACCGGCGGGCCGCCGCCGCGGCCGCTGCAGGTTTACCAAGTGAAGGTTTCTGAAACCGGGGTGGTGGTCTCCAAGAGCTGA
- a CDS encoding cytochrome b has translation MASLYGWLDERLGLEELLEFARHKTVPVHKHTFWYYWGGISLFFFIVQLFTGVLLLVYYRPGPEAYDSVRQITYDINFGWLIRSTHSWAANLMLVAIFVHMFSVFFMKAYRKPREFGWWSGLVLLLMTMLFGFSGYLLPMDELAYFATKIGLEMPEKIPWIGPKIASLLRGGLEVNEFTVQRFFALHVVILPLAFLPLLGFHLWLVQKHGNAVPPSEEAKPVEQRRTMPFFPNFLAKDLAMWLIALNVLAVLAALFPWQLGEQADPTKAPPPGIHPEWYFMSMFYVLELFQGTWGLAVSMGIFTLGLVLWTLIPFYDPDSRNGKRARQATWFGLVVVLILTATTILGYWGVYGKGH, from the coding sequence ATGGCATCACTTTACGGATGGCTGGATGAACGGCTGGGGCTGGAAGAACTGCTGGAGTTTGCCCGCCACAAGACGGTACCCGTGCACAAGCACACCTTCTGGTATTACTGGGGGGGCATCTCGTTGTTCTTCTTCATTGTCCAACTGTTCACCGGGGTTTTGCTGCTGGTGTATTACCGGCCGGGGCCGGAGGCGTATGATTCGGTGCGGCAGATTACGTACGACATCAACTTCGGCTGGCTGATTCGCAGCACGCATTCCTGGGCGGCCAATCTGATGCTGGTGGCCATCTTTGTGCACATGTTCAGCGTGTTCTTCATGAAAGCCTACCGCAAACCGCGCGAGTTTGGCTGGTGGAGCGGCCTGGTGTTGTTGTTGATGACCATGTTGTTTGGTTTCAGCGGCTACCTGTTGCCGATGGATGAGCTGGCTTATTTTGCCACCAAGATCGGGCTGGAAATGCCGGAAAAAATTCCTTGGATCGGCCCTAAAATTGCCAGCCTGCTGCGGGGCGGTCTGGAGGTCAACGAATTCACCGTGCAGCGCTTCTTTGCCTTGCATGTGGTGATTCTGCCGCTGGCGTTTCTGCCCTTGTTGGGATTCCACTTGTGGCTGGTGCAGAAGCACGGCAACGCCGTGCCGCCCTCGGAGGAGGCCAAGCCGGTGGAGCAACGGCGGACGATGCCCTTTTTCCCCAACTTCCTGGCGAAGGACCTGGCCATGTGGCTGATTGCGTTAAATGTGCTGGCCGTGCTGGCGGCGTTGTTTCCCTGGCAGTTGGGCGAGCAGGCCGACCCCACCAAGGCCCCCCCGCCCGGCATTCACCCGGAATGGTATTTCATGAGCATGTTTTACGTGCTGGAGCTTTTCCAGGGGACGTGGGGACTGGCGGTGAGCATGGGCATCTTCACGCTGGGGCTGGTGCTCTGGACCTTAATACCCTTTTATGACCCCGACAGTCGCAATGGCAAACGCGCCCGGCAGGCCACGTGGTTTGGCTTGGTGGTGGTGTTGATTCTGACCGCCACCACCATTCTCGGCTATTGGGGGGTGTACGGCAAAGGCCATTAA
- a CDS encoding cytochrome ubiquinol oxidase subunit I: protein MNYPFWDVPHIGSGWVIGIIAIFHVMISHFAVGGGFYLVLAERKALRENRQDWLEILRGHSKFFLILTGVFGAASGVGIWFAIGLAHPEATSTLIHNFVFGWAIEWVFFIVELTTAAVYYYTYGRVSNELHLKVGWLYAAASLLTLVIINGILTFMLTPGQAWLNHALSGREADFFWQAFFNPTYWPSLVLRTLVCVSLAGIWALVTCSRLDGETHGNLKTELVRWSSKWLIPSFFLMPFVMVWYLLSVPETQRELLKLGISTIGSGAFTQVTRVGLVIIMASATIVLVVYFLAWRSPKDFTFSHAVSVLLLGLVATGAGEYTRETLRKPYVVGQHMYSNGVRVKWVEKYNKEGYLKHSPWVRQDPSLPPAMAVGEAMFRGQCMSCHTRDAYRSMERLLAGRNRESIGNVLKILHENGEPYRRYMPPLVGTAEEIKALGDYLAAMVAPKTNAAPAALAARP, encoded by the coding sequence ATGAACTATCCATTTTGGGACGTGCCGCATATTGGCAGTGGGTGGGTGATTGGCATCATTGCCATCTTCCACGTCATGATTTCACACTTCGCCGTGGGGGGCGGTTTTTATCTGGTGCTCGCCGAGCGCAAAGCGTTGCGGGAAAACCGGCAGGATTGGTTGGAGATACTCCGAGGCCATTCCAAGTTCTTTCTGATTCTCACGGGGGTGTTTGGGGCCGCCTCGGGGGTGGGCATCTGGTTTGCCATTGGGCTGGCGCATCCGGAGGCCACCAGCACGTTGATTCACAATTTCGTCTTCGGCTGGGCCATTGAATGGGTGTTCTTCATCGTCGAGCTGACCACGGCGGCGGTTTATTACTATACCTATGGCCGGGTTTCCAACGAGCTTCACCTCAAGGTGGGCTGGCTTTATGCCGCCGCTTCCCTCCTGACGCTGGTCATCATTAACGGCATTCTGACCTTCATGTTGACGCCGGGGCAAGCCTGGTTGAATCATGCTTTGAGTGGCCGGGAGGCGGATTTCTTCTGGCAGGCCTTTTTCAATCCCACCTACTGGCCCAGTCTGGTGTTGCGCACACTGGTCTGTGTTTCCCTGGCCGGCATTTGGGCACTGGTGACCTGCAGCCGGCTGGACGGCGAGACCCACGGCAACCTGAAAACCGAGCTGGTGCGGTGGAGTTCCAAGTGGTTGATTCCCTCGTTTTTCCTGATGCCATTCGTCATGGTTTGGTACTTGTTGTCCGTGCCGGAGACGCAGCGCGAGCTGCTCAAGCTGGGCATTTCCACCATCGGCTCCGGCGCCTTCACGCAGGTGACGCGCGTGGGTCTGGTCATCATCATGGCCTCGGCCACCATTGTGCTGGTGGTGTACTTTCTGGCCTGGCGTTCGCCGAAGGATTTCACCTTTTCCCATGCGGTATCGGTGTTGCTACTCGGGTTGGTAGCCACGGGGGCGGGCGAATACACCCGGGAAACCTTGCGCAAGCCTTATGTGGTGGGGCAGCACATGTACTCGAATGGCGTGCGGGTGAAGTGGGTGGAAAAATACAACAAAGAGGGTTACCTGAAACACAGCCCCTGGGTGCGGCAGGACCCGTCTTTACCGCCGGCAATGGCGGTGGGCGAGGCCATGTTCCGCGGCCAATGCATGAGCTGCCATACCCGTGACGCCTATCGCTCCATGGAGCGGCTGCTGGCGGGGCGCAATCGGGAATCCATTGGCAACGTGCTTAAAATCCTCCACGAAAACGGCGAGCCTTACCGGCGTTACATGCCGCCGCTGGTGGGCACGGCGGAGGAAATCAAGGCGTTGGGGGATTACCTGGCCGCGATGGTGGCCCCCAAGACCAATGCTGCTCCTGCGGCATTAGCCGCCCGGCCTTAG
- a CDS encoding carbohydrate-binding protein, with the protein MKTALTALWVLSLSIYTLCAAEYHVALSGNDTWPGTRAKPFRSIQRAAEAALPGDTITVHAGTYRERINPPRGGTSDRQRITFQAAQGERVEIKGSEVIKNWVRVSNDVWKATLPNSFFGPFNPYRDVIRGDWFNPRGRVHHTGAVYLNGDWLIEAAKLDDLFLPPGETPAWLSRARQGYLLNVAWFRTVGAQGPGHRIPATSFSAKKGTQNAPCTEGGDCVGFIEHGHWLRFDQVDFGSQSETIEVRGASASQGGVIEFHLDRPDGPLVGRCVIPHTGDWQQWDTFTARLVPLRGRQTLYLVFKGQPPAALSAPLWFAEVDDAQTIIYAQFPRVNPNEQLVEINVRRTVFYPDQPGRNYITVRGFILRHAATPWAPPTAEQVGLIGTHWSKGWVIENNVISHSICSGIALGKHGDRFDNTSADTAEGYVETIKRAHAHPIAWTRDNIGHHIVRNNRISHCEQAGIVGSLGAAFCTVTDNVIHDIHVRELFTGAEMAGIKFHGAIDTIIRRNHIYRTCRGLWLDWMAQGTRVTQNLFHDNAWEDLFMEVNHGPFLVDNNIFLSNRNLLDMSEGGAYVHNLFGGHLSNRPEPTRDTPYHHNHETAVAGLAKTTGGDNRFYNNIFVGPGHTTPPERRGNLKEIRWIASHGLWGYDGRDFPTFAAGNVYYFGAEPAQAEKFPLVFTQLNPRLKLEEQDGRFYLHFDPGPGLAHGGAGLVTSDLLGRAKVPNEPYVNPDGSALRIDQDYFGKKRSTAQPTPGPFEKPGKGPLRLKLWQARN; encoded by the coding sequence ATGAAAACAGCGCTCACTGCCCTATGGGTTCTCTCGCTCAGCATTTACACTCTTTGCGCGGCTGAATATCACGTCGCCCTCTCCGGCAACGACACCTGGCCCGGCACCCGCGCCAAACCCTTCCGTTCGATTCAGCGGGCCGCCGAGGCCGCCCTGCCCGGCGACACCATCACCGTACATGCCGGCACCTACCGCGAGCGCATCAACCCGCCGCGCGGAGGCACCTCCGACCGGCAACGCATCACGTTTCAGGCCGCCCAGGGCGAGCGCGTGGAAATCAAAGGCTCGGAGGTGATTAAAAACTGGGTGCGTGTCTCCAACGATGTTTGGAAAGCCACTCTTCCCAACTCTTTTTTTGGCCCCTTCAATCCCTACCGCGATGTGATTCGCGGCGATTGGTTTAATCCCAGGGGCCGGGTCCATCACACCGGCGCCGTCTATCTCAACGGCGATTGGCTGATTGAAGCCGCCAAACTGGACGACCTTTTCCTGCCGCCCGGTGAAACGCCCGCCTGGTTGTCTCGCGCGCGCCAGGGCTACCTCCTCAATGTCGCATGGTTTAGAACGGTGGGCGCGCAAGGCCCTGGCCACCGCATCCCCGCCACCAGTTTCAGTGCCAAAAAAGGCACCCAAAACGCCCCTTGCACCGAAGGCGGCGATTGTGTGGGATTCATTGAACACGGCCATTGGCTGCGCTTTGACCAGGTGGATTTCGGCAGCCAATCTGAAACCATCGAAGTGCGCGGCGCCTCCGCTTCTCAAGGCGGGGTGATTGAGTTTCATCTCGACCGCCCGGACGGGCCGCTGGTAGGCCGGTGTGTGATTCCGCATACGGGTGACTGGCAGCAATGGGATACTTTTACGGCCCGCCTCGTTCCCTTGCGTGGCCGGCAAACCTTGTACCTGGTGTTCAAAGGCCAGCCCCCAGCCGCCTTGTCGGCGCCCTTGTGGTTTGCCGAGGTGGACGATGCCCAAACCATCATTTATGCCCAATTCCCGCGGGTCAATCCCAACGAGCAACTGGTGGAAATCAATGTGCGGCGCACCGTGTTTTATCCTGACCAGCCGGGGCGTAATTATATCACCGTACGCGGGTTCATCCTGCGCCATGCCGCCACCCCTTGGGCGCCACCCACCGCCGAACAGGTGGGATTGATTGGCACCCACTGGAGCAAAGGCTGGGTCATTGAAAATAACGTCATCAGCCATTCCATTTGCTCAGGCATCGCCCTTGGCAAACATGGAGACCGATTCGACAACACCTCGGCCGATACCGCGGAGGGCTATGTTGAAACCATCAAACGCGCCCACGCACACCCCATTGCCTGGACGCGCGACAACATTGGCCACCATATTGTCCGCAACAATCGTATTTCCCACTGCGAACAGGCCGGCATCGTGGGCAGCCTCGGCGCGGCCTTTTGTACCGTCACCGATAATGTCATCCATGACATCCATGTGCGCGAGCTGTTCACCGGCGCGGAAATGGCTGGCATCAAATTTCATGGGGCTATTGATACCATCATCCGCCGCAACCATATCTACCGCACCTGCCGCGGCCTCTGGCTGGACTGGATGGCGCAGGGGACTCGCGTCACGCAAAACTTGTTTCACGACAACGCCTGGGAGGATTTGTTTATGGAGGTCAATCACGGGCCGTTTTTAGTGGATAACAACATTTTCCTGTCCAATCGCAACCTGCTGGACATGTCCGAAGGCGGCGCGTATGTGCACAATCTTTTTGGCGGCCACCTCAGCAACCGCCCCGAACCCACCCGCGACACTCCCTACCATCACAATCACGAAACCGCCGTGGCTGGCCTGGCCAAAACCACCGGCGGCGACAATCGTTTCTACAATAATATCTTTGTTGGGCCGGGCCACACCACCCCGCCCGAACGCCGGGGCAACCTCAAGGAAATCCGCTGGATTGCCAGTCATGGCCTGTGGGGATATGACGGCCGCGACTTTCCCACCTTTGCCGCAGGCAACGTGTATTATTTCGGCGCGGAACCAGCGCAGGCGGAAAAATTCCCCCTGGTGTTCACCCAACTCAATCCGCGCCTGAAACTGGAGGAACAGGACGGCCGCTTCTACTTGCACTTTGACCCCGGCCCCGGCCTGGCTCACGGCGGCGCCGGCCTGGTAACTTCGGACTTGCTGGGACGCGCCAAAGTCCCCAACGAACCTTACGTGAATCCGGATGGGTCTGCCCTGAGGATTGACCAGGATTACTTCGGCAAAAAACGCAGCACCGCACAGCCCACGCCCGGCCCCTTTGAAAAACCCGGCAAAGGCCCGCTGCGCCTGAAGTTGTGGCAGGCCCGCAACTAA
- a CDS encoding lipid A deacylase LpxR family protein — MKAHQIAACWVVIFCTAILHGHAAVVPQETPRRWTFSLRWENDTFAGSDRFYTDGISLSLAHTGRSWLDPVMDRLPWGKGRRTVSYELGQIMVTPSDTSLPVPDPNDRPYAGLLFAGLSLHVERDHLYHGLKFITGVIGPWSLAEDTQQFVHDLVDSSRPQGWQYQLRNEPIFNLVYEHRRKYRLLGEAGGVSLEALPVANAMLGNVLIQGQAGAQLRVGYRIPDDFGTTLMRGMVHLPPPRSPRETGGPQWGIYWFGGGNVNLVARDITLDGNTWRDSRSVDKEWFVPAAEVGMAVYWRRFQAAFTYVFWGKEFKAQQNYSEFGALTLSYTF, encoded by the coding sequence ATGAAGGCACACCAAATAGCGGCATGCTGGGTGGTAATTTTCTGCACGGCAATACTGCACGGACATGCAGCCGTGGTTCCTCAGGAAACCCCACGGCGATGGACGTTTTCCTTACGTTGGGAGAACGACACTTTTGCCGGGTCAGACCGGTTTTACACTGATGGTATCTCCCTCTCTCTCGCTCATACGGGGCGCAGTTGGCTGGACCCGGTGATGGACCGTCTGCCCTGGGGTAAAGGCCGCCGCACGGTCAGTTATGAGCTGGGCCAAATCATGGTGACACCTTCGGATACCTCCCTGCCCGTCCCCGACCCCAACGACCGCCCATATGCAGGCCTCTTGTTTGCGGGATTATCGTTGCATGTCGAGCGGGACCATCTTTACCACGGCCTGAAATTCATTACGGGCGTCATTGGACCGTGGTCTCTGGCGGAGGACACCCAACAATTTGTGCATGACCTCGTGGACAGCAGCCGTCCCCAAGGCTGGCAATATCAACTCCGCAACGAGCCCATTTTCAACCTCGTCTATGAACACCGCCGCAAATACCGGCTGCTGGGCGAGGCGGGCGGGGTCAGCCTTGAAGCCCTCCCCGTGGCCAATGCCATGCTGGGCAATGTGCTCATCCAGGGCCAGGCGGGCGCTCAGTTGCGGGTGGGCTATCGTATTCCCGATGATTTCGGCACCACCCTCATGCGCGGCATGGTGCACCTGCCGCCACCCCGCTCACCACGTGAAACCGGAGGTCCCCAATGGGGCATTTATTGGTTTGGAGGCGGCAACGTGAATCTTGTCGCCCGTGACATCACCCTCGATGGCAACACCTGGCGCGATAGCCGTAGCGTGGACAAGGAATGGTTTGTGCCAGCCGCCGAAGTCGGCATGGCTGTGTACTGGCGGCGATTTCAGGCGGCCTTTACCTACGTCTTTTGGGGGAAAGAATTCAAAGCTCAACAGAATTATTCTGAATTTGGCGCGCTGACGTTGAGTTACACCTTCTAA
- the mutY gene encoding A/G-specific adenine glycosylase produces MRQKPSDVSASRRKGPYLRWVQALLEWFADKARPLPWRRTTDPYAIWISEVMLQQTQVATVIPYWERWMQALPTVYALAKAPAEKVLKLWEGLGYYRRARHLQAAARHLLENYGGRIPDNPDDLLALPGIGRYTAGAILSMAFNQPAPILDGNVQRVLCRFHGINRQPKTAEAQKLLWTLSEQWVRRAAALEKQQPARFPRACSALNQALMELGAVLCTPRQPHCELCPLRRVCYAFATQQTHKLPLREQRPPPVKQLTLAAVVEAGDWVLVRQRPADGVNGNLWEFPNWEITPLNQTNKAKLHHIHRRRLAAWLRQELGVTAKHFRAKTILRHTITKHRYEVCVWQAQAARQTPKDTRACWVTHTELARLPMPAVHRRIAHGLPRVQEAEAHSA; encoded by the coding sequence ATGCGACAAAAACCGAGCGACGTTTCTGCCTCCCGCAGGAAGGGGCCTTACCTCCGCTGGGTCCAAGCGCTCTTGGAATGGTTCGCGGACAAGGCGCGTCCCCTTCCCTGGCGGCGCACCACCGACCCTTATGCGATTTGGATTTCCGAAGTCATGCTCCAGCAAACGCAAGTGGCCACCGTCATCCCGTACTGGGAACGTTGGATGCAGGCACTTCCCACCGTGTATGCCCTGGCCAAAGCCCCTGCAGAGAAAGTGCTAAAATTATGGGAAGGACTGGGCTATTACCGCCGCGCCCGCCATCTACAGGCTGCCGCCCGGCACCTTCTCGAAAATTACGGCGGGCGCATTCCAGATAACCCGGATGATTTGTTGGCCTTGCCCGGCATAGGGCGTTACACCGCGGGCGCCATTTTGAGCATGGCATTCAACCAGCCCGCGCCCATCCTCGATGGCAACGTTCAGCGTGTCTTGTGCCGGTTCCACGGCATTAACCGCCAGCCGAAGACGGCCGAAGCCCAAAAACTCTTATGGACTCTTTCTGAGCAGTGGGTGCGCCGCGCTGCGGCCCTTGAAAAGCAACAGCCAGCCAGATTTCCCCGCGCCTGCTCTGCTCTCAATCAAGCGTTGATGGAATTAGGGGCCGTCCTTTGCACCCCCCGCCAACCGCACTGTGAACTATGCCCCCTCCGCCGGGTCTGCTATGCCTTCGCTACTCAACAAACCCATAAACTGCCGCTCCGGGAGCAGCGGCCCCCGCCGGTGAAACAGCTAACCTTGGCCGCAGTGGTGGAAGCCGGGGATTGGGTGCTCGTTCGGCAACGCCCGGCGGACGGCGTCAATGGCAACCTGTGGGAATTCCCCAACTGGGAAATAACCCCGCTGAACCAGACTAACAAAGCAAAACTGCACCACATTCACCGCAGAAGACTCGCCGCCTGGCTGCGACAGGAGCTGGGGGTCACGGCGAAACATTTTCGCGCGAAAACCATCCTGCGGCATACCATCACCAAACATCGCTACGAAGTGTGTGTCTGGCAGGCCCAAGCTGCGCGACAAACGCCCAAAGACACCCGCGCCTGCTGGGTCACTCACACTGAACTGGCCCGTTTGCCCATGCCGGCGGTTCACCGGCGCATCGCCCATGGTTTGCCTCGCGTTCAGGAGGCGGAAGCACATTCGGCTTGA